Proteins encoded in a region of the Triticum dicoccoides isolate Atlit2015 ecotype Zavitan chromosome 3A, WEW_v2.0, whole genome shotgun sequence genome:
- the LOC119267606 gene encoding probable glycerol-3-phosphate acyltransferase 3, which produces MAMAMSTGDGVVHRMLSLHRVVKSNLVAGLLRFIPTAPTTTAAPAVEPPACLLGNGIKTVVLEVDALLLKSSPPSAATLFPPFFLVAVEAGSFARGLLLLALYPFLHIMTHAMCVEAMVMVSFCGLRRDEAARIGRAVLPKYFSKEAARVEALGEAREATASEVKVAAASRSFPTVMVEAFLKDYVGFDAVIGREVKAGYGYFAGVMDDGNTYAERLRAAVKRAEENTTYHYPKPMIFHDGRLAFTPTPAAALAMYVYFPFAVVLSVVHIAIYTLLPRRLIGPAAALAGVRVRVTGAPPAAANGESGASGGRLYACNHRTLLDPIAISSALGKPVFAVTYSLSPLSELLSPIPLLRLTRGRDEDRRRMSELLERGDVVVCPEGTTCREPYLLRFSPLFAELADEVSPVAVDERSTMFYGTSTSPGAKCLDSVFFLMNPRPEYSVHFLEPVRTDNPRGSIEVANQVQGVLAGALGFTPTALTRKDKYLLLAGNEGVVATKTSKVI; this is translated from the coding sequence ATGGCCATGGCGATGTCAACCGGCGACGGCGTCGTCCACCGCATGCTCAGCCTCCACCGAGTCGTCAAGAGCAATCTCGTCGCCGGTCTCCTCCGGTTCATCCCGACTGCGCCGACGACGACGGCAGCACCGGCGGTGGAGCCGCCCGCGTGCCTGCTCGGAAACGGCATCAAGACCGTGGTGCTCGAAGTCGACGCGCTGCTCCTCAAGTCTTCACCGCCGTCGGCCGCGACGCTGTTCCCTCCTTTCTTCCTCGTCGCCGTCGAGGCCGGCAGCTTCGCCCGAGGCCTCCTCCTGCTCGCGCTCTACCCGTTCCTGCACATCATGACGCACGCGATGTGTGTAGAGGCCATGGTCATGGTCAGCTTCTGCGGGCTGCGGCGCGACGAGGCGGCGAGGATCGGCAGGGCCGTGCTGCCCAAGTACTTCTCCAAGGAGGCGGCGCGCGTGGAGGCGCTGGGGGAGGCGAGGGAGGCGACGGCGAGTGaggtgaaggtggcggcggcgagcAGGTCGTTCCCGACGGTGATGGTGGAGGCGTTCTTGAAGGATTACGTGGGCTTCGACGCGGTGATCGGCAGGGAGGTCAAGGCGGGCTACGGATACTTCGCCGGTGTAATGGACGACGGGAACACGTACGCGGAGAGGCTTAGGGCTGCGGTCAAGAGAGCCGAAGAGAACACTACGTACCACTACCCGAAGCCCATGATCTTCCACGACGGGCGGCTGGCGTTCACGCCGACACCGGCGGCCGCGCTCGCCATGTACGTCTACTTCCCCTTCGCCGTCGTGCTCTCTGTCGTGCACATCGCCATCTACACCCTCCTCCCGCGGCGCCTGATAGGCCCAGCCGCCGCGCTCGCCGGCGTGCGGGTGCGCGTCACCGGCGCCCCTCCCGCCGCCGCGAACGGCGAGAGCGGCGCCTCGGGCGGCCGGCTCTACGCGTGCAACCACCGCACGCTCCTCGACCCGATTGCCATCTCGAGCGCGCTGGGGAAGCCCGTGTTCGCCGTGACGTACAGCCTGAGCCCGCTGTCGGAGCTGCTCTCGCCGATCCCGCTGCTGCGCCTCACCCGCGGCCGCGACGAGGACCGGCGCCGCATGTCGGAGCTGCTGGAGCGGGGCGACGTGGTGGTGTGCCCGGAGGGGACGACGTGCCGCGAGCCGTACCTGCTCAGGTTCAGCCCGCTGTTCGCCGAGCTCGCCGACGAGGTGAGCCCCGTGGCGGTGGACGAGCGCTCCACCATGTTCTACggcacgtcgacgtcgccgggcGCCAAGTGCTTGGACTCGGTCTTTTTCCTGATGAACCCACGGCCGGAGTACTCGGTCCACTTCCTGGAGCCCGTGCGCACAGACAACCCGCGTGGCAGCATCGAGGTCGCGAACCAGGTGCAGGGCGTGCTGGCCGGCGCTCTCGGGTTCACGCCCACGGCGCTGACGAGGAAGGACAAGTACTTGCTGCTCGCTGGTAACGAGGGGGTCGTGGCGACCAAGACGAGCAAAGTCATCTAG